One Ostrea edulis chromosome 2, xbOstEdul1.1, whole genome shotgun sequence genomic region harbors:
- the LOC125682590 gene encoding uncharacterized protein LOC125682590 isoform X3 translates to MPGGGELQPTNKNGTSSFRFGTNRQVELTLRKELDDMAKKSLAEISVKREERLKAPQTEESVTSRRLQPAFEPERRKEKRKTEPVFHDEILAKEAKKDPQFILKPVVEPPYNPLDKSQNVDHRIASVHSRKLPFSKESTITPDDMKKPKATSVGVVPSRSSVNVPGLKVIMEGRPALTSEDFALEQMMQVNSAANKMRAFTPMTPDQETPGETPLQTDREEDFDENEETMKKPAILMSEGTLQRISFKERPKPVLPFSSLKKTRRRVVESALSVATSLKSENNLLPDDNVYSRYDDVIAGIDDDLQTAVSQQEPKEEGRRVSSAVSTKSTKDLLEEAKKIAKPGSEPIWKLQGKRSPRKKDTKKDSKKDKKAQEKLKSKEKEEETDGKPRPRSERSVDEIIASLRAQSSGARTQVSDADRKIQEIMDRVMSRTSAVLSDGSEALDSKRDSDIGSEARSTPLPADGASPSGDDEDDKKEIDVPADIPEDEEVEEGLQIEEKNEKLPSEDLTSEGKTGDEEPQAPAVIEPQSLPAGVPSLQLVDVGGIEDESSSEEGEEEEVVDIKQAWEDLMAPPEVTCEDIISVQGKNVDLVDRQPIQGPVTNNVSVFSNAVSFLSTWKPITPSKYQLPEIEVEEKKPAKHVHHFCTVNNEYQLPEEYKNLGRKYHTPSKFDSAQQAARYVGGPQVTEPQDDTASEYSDFTAVQEAEEQRLAMAARRVLEETGKDTEETLEAWQQKANEVFNTVPVSLEGTKMSVKLDESRLYWTPAPPKFDVQPARVKDVLFPDYHPASLGLDLQEESAARQQEELEESSEEEEEVEVADSVEERYQELYRLLNYKSTSMEDLTDYVKAAKQREDDIKDGKIFPYEKRKLTKEEQEKLEKVNPPPLPVDTEPREPTPVVTKTTEMTDSEIFPVFVPLRRSTSDLGLTRMLDDTLLVPQDYNSAMDEISIQKSNVRQMKLNKKLLEAKEKEEAQRLQWQIEQEKMAAERVETFQEPNKKDEPTPAELALQAGRAYVILPKKNKKKSKRKGPISMERLDQIEKFLRAPSKQINRSNSMVKTAPPLERELRVPSKVRLGSRLSLPNLLDFGTFAKNKKMPKECDQREWVRDIWNVWFDQVFPPTPSESEEEEEEIEYAQDETVSPTREEKEKEKKRKDSLSSYISDALTEIEPLDDSEQNIELHQIIHEEIQKLTSQIAQGKPKPFDLCRRGALYRKVGMIKAAQIDLDLAIKMEPLLLDAYWHRHLLYLLRDEKQQAKLDLTFILKHNTRHGGAYRSMAEILRKENNPNDAIMNYSMAIKLNPRDHEAYFQRAAMYEKTDKMPLALDDFMMCKKILPTRTDAILKHAMYYFKQRNWNTAIQDFTDLLKVDPLNSMARMYRGRALSEQNQWNAAVEDLSAAIHLDPKSWQAFFYRACILRKAHPKQALHDYSVSLLINDTDENVMSYLHRGILYNSMNRFEDAIPDFDSVLKLNKDIACAHVNLGLIYMNHYENYHRAIKKFTAGIKVDPTYVRAYVCRGEAYHKIHELRSALKDFTRAIHLRPDVHHYYMYRGQLVLELGNLEMAAFCVRMFELGRQANTQKVARHASEIGSNASLGEMPTQQAVVQSFLKNYDKAIEALMAATRVKPVPPLFMLLGKTQMKAKEFKDAITSFDRALQLYKPWRREPWPVEASECHFLIGMCHIELKSYHDAKDAFTSAVKINPNYAQALYQRGVAKMKLSSRGLSREGIQDFNRALAINPKIFQAYLSRACYYGMKKNYTKAILNCNEATKLQSRSVRAYLYRGALKYHIKAYDLAIRDLDIAIGIDSTCDLAFFNRAVSYQEKKNYHKSLKDYGIVLLLGDDDRLKTKVLINRGLLYFSQKDYTNALYDFKMAAKLDPQNYRILHTLGLCYHKMDRLKEAVSVFTSCLERNPFFLDGIIARGNVYMDYGSQRGIIYARRDYERALMQNPLHLPSRVNLAYTLQVSGKFMHAWKQFTAAIEINPRFKPALEGRSIVNLQMSNTFAAFQDICESIKVAPTAELLTNRGVINQFMKDRVNAMKDYQNAIRMDPTYSLAYFNAANVYFHTRHFKQALNYYNKAVEHNLRDESALLNRAITKVMLRDSQGALADFKAAIKLSPHTAHMYFNRGNLYASMDQFDQAEKDYSKALSLKPDDPLVLKRRADIFGKLGKRDEAILDYKRAVEIQSYLSGN, encoded by the exons GAAAACTGCCATTTTCCAAGGAGTCAACAATTACCCCGGATG ACATGAAAAAACCCAAAGCTACATCAGTAGGAGTAGTACCATCAAGGTCTAG TGTCAATGTTCCTGGCTTAAAGGTGATAATGGAGGGAAGGCCAGCACTGACATCAGAGGACTTTGCCTTGGAGCAAATGATGCAG GTTAACTCAGCG GCCAATAAGATGCGAGCCTTTACTCCAATGACCCCAGACCAGGAAACCCCCGGGGAAACACCCCTTCAGACAGATAGGGAAGAGGATTTTGATGAGAATGAGGAGACTATGAAGAAACCAGCTATACTGATGTCAGAGGGGACTTTACagagaatatctttcaaagagAGACCCAAACCTGTACTTCCATTCTCCTCTCTTAAGAAGACTCGTAGGAGAGTTG TGGAAAGTGCTCTCAGTGTTGCAACCTCATTAAAAAGTGAAAACAACCTCCTGCCAGATGACAATGTTTACAGTCGCTATGATGATGTCATCGCAGGAATAGATGATGATCTGCAAACGGCTGTTAGTCAACAGGAACCAAAAGAGGAAGGAAGGAGGGTTTCCAGTGCTGTGTCA ACTAAATCAACAAAAGATCTCCTGGAGGAGGCCAAAAAGATTGCAAAGCCAGGATCAGAGCCAATTTGGAAACTGCAGGGCAAGAGATCACCACGTAAAAAAGATACTAAGAAAGATAGCAAAAAGGACAAGAAAGCTCAAG aaaaattgaaaagtaaAGAGAAAGAGGAAGAGACTGATGGGAAGCCCCGCCCACGCTCTGAGCGCTCAGTAGACGAGATTATTGCTTCACTGAGAGCTCAGAGTTCTGGAGCTCGTAC TCAGGTGTCTGATGCTGACAGAAAAATCCAGGAGATAATGGACCGAGTCATGTCCAGGACCAGTGCTGTACTCA GCGATGGTAGTGAAGCTCTTGACTCTAAGAGAG ATTCTGATATTGGCTCCGAGGCACGTAGTACACCACTCCCAGCAGATGGCGCTTCACCAAGCGGTGATGATGAGGATG ATAAAAAAGAGATTGATGTGCCAGCTGACATTCCTGAGGATGAGGAGGTGGAGGAAG GTCTACAAATTGAagagaaaaatgaaaaacttcCAAGTGAGGACCTAACTTCAGAGGGCAAGACTGGAGACGAGGAGCCCCAG GCACCTGCTGTTATTGAACCTCAGTCCCTGCCAGCAGGGGTGCCCTCTCTCCAGCTGGTTGATGTTGGAGGAATTGAGGATGAGTCCTCATCTGAGGAGGGGGAGGAGGAGGAGGTAGTAGATATTAAGCAGGCCTGGGAGGACCTCATGGCACCTCCTGAGGTGACTTGTGAAGACATAATCAGTGTCCAGGGAAAGAATGTGGACTTGGTTGACAGACAGCCAATCCAAGGTCCAGTCACCAACAATGTCTCCGTGTTTTCTAATGCTGTGTCTTTCCTGTCAACCTGGAAACCCATCACTCCCTCCAAATATCAACTCCCAGAGATAGAAGTGGAAGAGAAGAAGCCAGCTAAACATGTCCATCATTTCTGTACTGTCAATAATGAATATCAGCTTCCTGAggaatataaaaatttaggacGAAAATATCATACTCCCAGCAAATTTGATTCAGCTCAACAAGCAGCTAGG TACGTAGGAGGACCCCAGGTAACAGAACCTCAAGATGACACTGCTTCAGAGTACTCTGATTTCACAGCCGTGCAAGAAGCTGAGGAACAGAGACTGGCAATGGCGGCGAGGCGTGTCCTGGAGGAGACGGGAAAAGATACAGAGGAAACCTTAGAGGCATGGCAGCAGAAAGCAAATGAAGTG TTCAACACTGTTCCAGTGTCATTAGAAGGAAcaaaaatgtctgtaaaattgGATGAATCTCGCCTGTATTGGACACCGGCTCCTCCTAAATTTGATGTACAGCCAGCACGGGTTAAAGATGTCTTATTTCCTGATTATCATCCAGCATCACTTGGATTGGATCTACAGGAAGAATCAGCTGCACGACAGCAGGAAGAGCTGGAAGAAAGCTCGGAGGAAGAGGAGGAGGTGGAGGTAGCTGATTCTGTAGAGGAGAGATACCAGGAATTATACAG ACTTCTGAATTACAAAAGTACATCAATGGAGGATCTAACTGACTACGTGAAAGCAGCAAAGCAGAGAGAGGATGACATTAAGGATGGAAAGATTTTTCCATATGAAAAGCGGAAGCTAACAAAGGAAGAGCAGGAAAAACTTGAGAAAG TCAATCCTCCTCCTCTCCCTGTTGATACTGAACCCAGAGAACCAACGCCTGTTGTTACCAAGACAACGGAAATGACAGACAGTGAGATATTTCCTGTGTTTGTTCCACTCAG GAGAAGCACCTCTGATTTGGGGCTGACCAGGATGCTGGATGATACTTTACTAGTTCCTCAGGACTATAACTCAGCCATGGATGAG atTTCCATTCAAAAATCCAACGTGCGACAAATGAAACTGAACAAGAAATTACTggaagcaaaagaaaaagaagaagctCAGAGACTACAATGGCAGATAGAG cAAGAGAAAATGGCTGCAGAGAGAGTCGAGACATTCCAAGAGCCAAACAAGAAAG ATGAGCCTACACCAGCAGAGCTTGCACTTCAGGCAGGGAGGGCATATGTCATCCTTCCAAAAAA GAACAAAAAGAAATCCAAGAGAAAAGGCCCAATCAGCATGGAGAGACTGGACCAGATAGAGAAGTTTCTCCGAGCTCCTTCCAAACAAATCAACCGGTCCAATTCTATGGTCAAAACGGCACCTCCCTTAGAAAGAGAATTACGGGTGCCCTC GAAAGTGAGGTTGGGGTCACGTCTCAGCTTGCCAAACCTCCTTGATTTTGGAACATTTGCAAAGAACAAGAAAATGCC CAAGGAATGTGACCAGCGTGAGTGGGTGCGTGATATCTGGAATGTGTGGTTTGACCAGGTGTTCCCGCCCACCCCCTCCGAGTCTGAGGAGGAGGAAGAGGAAATTGAGTACGCACAGGATGAGACCGTGTCACCCACACGAGAGGAGAAGGAGAAGGAAAAGAAAAG GAAGGATTCCCTGAGCAGTTACATCTCTGATGCTCTGACTGAGATTGAACCTTTAGATGACTCGGAACAGAATATTGAGCTTCACCAG ATAATCCATGAGGAGATTCAAAAACTAACCTCACAAATCGCTCAAGGAAAACCAAAACCATTTGATCTTTGTAGAAGAGGAGCATTGTATAGGaag GTTGGAATGATAAAAGCAGCTCagattgaccttgacct GGCCATCAAGATGGAGCCATTACTTTTGGATGCTTACTGGCACAGACATCTGCTGTACCTACTGAGGGATGAAAAACAACAGGCTAAATTAGATCTGACCTTCATTCTCAAGCACAACACCAGACACGGAGGGGCATACAGATCCAT GGCTGAGATTCTGAGAAAAGAGAATAATCCTAATGATGCTATTATGAATTATTCCATGGCAATCAAATTGAACCCCAGAGATCATGAAGCATATTTCCAAAGAGCAGCCATGTATGAAAAG ACTGACAAGATGCCTCTAGCTTTGGATGACTTCATGATGTGTAAGAAGATTCTTCCCACCAGAACTGATGCCATTTTAAAACATGCCATGTACTATTTCAAACAAAG AAATTGGAATACTGCCATTCAAGACTTCACTGACCTTCTGAAAGTTGACCCTCTGAATTCCATGGCTCGTATGTATCGAGGTCGCGCCTTATCGGAACAGAACCAGTGGAACGCAGCAGTGGAAGATCTCTCTGCAGCAATTCACCTGGACCCCAAAAGTTGGCAGGCATTCTTCTACAGAGCCTGTATACTGAGAAA GGCTCATCCTAAGCAGGCGCTACACGATTACAGCGTCTCTCTCCTAATTAACGACACAGATGAAAATGTCATGTCCTACCTCCATCGGGGCATCCTCTACAACTCTATGAACAG ATTTGAAGATGCCATCCCAGATTTTGACAGTGTACTGAAACTAAACAAGGACATCGCATGTGCTCATGTGAACCTTGGGCTTATATACATGAATCACTATGAGAATTATCATAG AGCCATCAAGAAATTTACAGCTGGTATCAAAGTGGATCCTACTTATGTGAGGGCATATGTCTGCCGAGGGGAAGCATACCACAAGATACATGAA TTGAGGTCTgcattgaaagatttcacaAGGGCTATCCATCTCCGCCCAGATGTCCACCATTACTATATGTACAGG GGACAACTGGTTCTTGAGCTTGGAAATCTAGAAATGGCAGCTTTCTGTGTCAG GATGTTTGAACTAGGCAGGCAGGCCAATACCCAGAAGGTGGCACG GCATGCCTCAGAGATCGGTTCTAATGCCTCACTGGGAGAGATGCCCACACAACAAGCTGTGGTCCAGTCTTTCCTGAAAAATTATGACAAG gCGATAGAGGCTCTAATGGCGGCCACTCGAGTGAAACCAGTTCCCCCGCTGTTTATGCTCCTTGGTAAGACTCAGATGAAGGCCAAAGAGTTTAAGGATGCCATCACAAGTTTTGACAGAGCCTTACAACTCTAC AAACCTTGGCGACGAGAACCTTGGCCAGTAGAAGCCTCAGAGTGTCATTTCCTGATTGGGATGTGCCACATTGAACTGAAGAGTTACCATGATGCTAAAGACGCCTTTACCTCAGCAGTCAAGATCAACCCCAACTATGCTCAG GCATTGTACCAGAGAGGTGTAGCCAAGATGAAGCTGAGCAGTCGAGGCTTGAGTCGAGAAGGAATCCAAGATTTCAATCGAGCTTTGGCTATCAACCCCAAAATATTCCAG GCTTACCTCAGCAGAGCATGCTATTATGGAATGAAGAAAAACTACACCAAGGCCATTCTGAACTGTAATGAGGCAACCAAGCTTCAGTCTCGCAGTGTCCGTGCCTACTTATACAG AGGAGCACTAAAGTATCACATCAAGGCATATGACCTTGCCATTCGTGACCTTGACATTGCTATTGGGATAGACAGTACATGTGACCTCGCATTCTTTAACCGAGCTGTCTCTTACCAAGAGAAGAAAAACTACCATAAG TCACTGAAAGACTATGGCATTGTCCTGCTGCTGGGTGATGACGACAGGCTGAAAACAAAG GTCTTGATCAACAGAGGGTTACTTTACTTCTCTCAGAAGGATTATACCAATGCTTTGTATGACTTTAAGATGGCTGCCAAACTTGATCCACAAAACTACAGGATTCTCCACACACTGGGACTCTGTTATCACAA GATGGATCGGCTGAAGGAGGCAGTAAGTGTGTTTACTTCCTGTCTGGAGAGGAATCCATTCTTTTTGGATGGAATCATTGCTCGCGGAAATGTGTATATGGATTATGGTTCGCAGAGAGGCATAATTTATGCTAG ACGTGATTATGAACGAGCTCTGATGCAGAATCCACTGCACCTACCCTCCCGTGTCAACCTGGCATATACTTTACAAGTGTCTGGAAAATTTATGCATGCATGGAAACAGTTTACAGCTGCCATTGAGATCAATCCCA GATTCAAGCCTGCCTTGGAGGGCCGTTCCATTGTTAACCTGCAGATGAGCAACACATTTGCAGCCTTCCAGGACATTTGTGAGTCCATTAAAGTGGCCCCTACTGCCGAGCTGCTGACCAACAGAGGAGTTATCAATCAG TTCATGAAAGACCGAGTAAATGCCATGAAGGACTACCAGAATGCCATCAGGATGGACCCCACCTACTCCCTGGCATACTTTAATGCAGCAAATGTCTACTTCCACACCAGGCACTTCAAACAG GCTCTGAACTACTACAATAAAGCTGTAGAACACAATCTTCGTGACGAGTCTGCCCTGCTGAACCGCGCCATCACAAAG GTAATGCTGCGAGACTCGCAGGGTGCTCTTGCAGACTTTAAAGCAGCCATTAAGCTTAGCCCACACACAGCTCACATGTACTTCAACAGAGGAAACCTGTATGCTTCTATGGATCAGTTTGATCAGGCAGAGAAGGACTACTCTAAAG ctctttctCTTAAACCTGATGACCCACTGGTGCTGAAAAGAAGAGCAGATATCTTCGGCAAACTGGGAAAACGAGACGAAGCCATACTAGACTATAAACGAGCTGTTGAAATCCAAagttatttatcaggaaactgA